In Maniola hyperantus chromosome 13, iAphHyp1.2, whole genome shotgun sequence, one genomic interval encodes:
- the LOC117987519 gene encoding oxidized purine nucleoside triphosphate hydrolase-like yields the protein MYFRKLYTLVFLRNDTHILLGLKKRGFGVDKWNGFGGKVEQNETIIEAAIRELKEECCVIVKKCNLKNIGHLEFTFEGDSTMMDVRVFSTSIFEGTPTETDEMSPKWFAYTEIPFQDMWPDDAIWFPSMLKDKLFFGKFHYKGYDTILNYDLQELESMEEFYRERNK from the exons atgtattttcgaAAACTGTATACGCTAGTCTTTCTCCGCAACGACACGCACATTTTATTAGGGCTCAAAAAACGCGGCTTCGGCGTAGACAAATGGAACGGTTTTGGCGGCAAAGTCGAACAAAATGAAACAATTATCGAAGCTGCGATCCGGGAATTGAAGGAGGAATGCTGTGTGATTgtaaaaaagtgtaatttaaagAATATCGGCCATTTGGAGTTTACTTTTGAAG GTGACTCCACTATGATGGATGTAAGGGTTTTCTCCACATCTATATTCGAAGGTACTCCCACTGAAACTGACGAGATGTCGCCGAAATGGTTTGCCTACACAGAGATTCCATTCCAAGATATGTGGCCGGACGATGCCATATGGTTCCCCTCCATGCTGAAAGATAAACTATTCTTTGGCAAGTTTCATTATAAAGGGTATGATACCATACTAAATTATGATCTACAGGAGCTTGAATCTATGGAAGAATTTTATCGTGAAAGAAATAAATAG